One Hippocampus zosterae strain Florida chromosome 4, ASM2543408v3, whole genome shotgun sequence genomic window carries:
- the LOC127599042 gene encoding gastrula zinc finger protein XlCGF57.1-like isoform X4, producing the protein MCARKTAEHKEELCPTNEDVEPQLRLCKLEPRVVLPRADLKEEDLGPEQQQLESPQTTEEQVREGPHVKKEEQEDEISKFPWTGVSVKDDEADGDGRSHSDGLLPPLSDGDGVTSQSSDAEDDDDDGQSKRDLTCHARNRRLKCSHCGKTFVSKSTLRTHTRTHTGEKQFVCSICGKTFTRNTSLTSHTRTHTGEKPFACSVCGQRFSEKGNLTKHQITHTGEKPFFCAVCGKTFTYKKDLTRHSRRHTGEKRFACSVCGKKFVQKADLTRHTVTHTGEKPFACSICGKTFYINKDLIRHTTTHTGEKHFPCSVCGKRFFQKADLARHTIRHTGEKPFACSVCGKAFFINKELTRHIMTHSGEKPFACPGCDKGFFTKGDLKKHTRTHTGEKPFACSICGTRFRHKGHLNAHRRTHTGEKPFACSVCGTRFTRKRLLITHTRVHTGENPFACSVCDKTYTRKENLTRHTRAHSGEKPFACIVCGKSFTRKENLTRHRREHSGETPFKIK; encoded by the coding sequence ACCTCAAAGAAGAAGATCTTGGacctgagcagcagcagctagaATCGCCCCAAACTACAGAGGAGCAGGTGCGAGAGGGCCCTCACGTTAAAAAAGAAGAGCAGGAAGATGAAATCAGCAAGTTTCCATGGACTGGAGTCAGTGTGAAGGATGACGAAGCTGATGGAGATGGACGATCCCACTCGGACGGGCTCTTGCCTCCACTTTCTGACGGAGACGGCGTCACGTCACAGTCTTCCGACGCggaggatgacgacgatgacggACAGTCCAAACGTGATCTGACGTGTCATGCGCGCAACAGACGACTGAAATGTTCCCATTGTGGCAAAACCTTTGTCAGTAAGTCAACACTGAGAACACACACCAGGAcacacacgggggagaaacAATTTGTCTGCTCAATTTGTGGTAAAACATTTACTCGGAATACAAGTTTAACAAGCCACACCAGAAcacacacgggggagaaaccttttgcctgctcagtttgtggtcaaagattctctgAAAAGGGAAATTTAACCAAACACCAAATTACTCACACCGGTGAAAAACCTTTTTTCTGCGCAGTGTGTGGTAAAACGTTTACATATAAAAAGGATTTAACAAGGCATTCAAGAagacacactggggagaaacgcTTTGCCTGCtctgtttgtggaaaaaaatttgTTCAGAAAGCTGATTTAACAAGGCACACGGTaacgcacacgggagaaaaaccttttgcctgttcaattTGTGGTAAAACATTTTATATCAATAAAGATTTAATAAGGCACACAACAACTCACACCggagaaaaacattttccctgctcagtttgtgggaaAAGATTCTTTCAGAAAGCAGATTTAGCAAGGCACACAATAAGACACaccggagaaaaaccttttgcctgttcagtaTGTGGTAAAGCATTCTTCATAAATAAAGAGTTAACAAGACACATAATGACTCACTCCGGAGAAAAGCCTTTTGCCTGTCCAGGTTGTGATAAAGGTTTTTTTACAAAGGGCGACTTGAAAAAACAcacgagaacacacactggggaaaaacccTTTGCCTGTTCAATTTGTGGAACAAGATTCAGACATAAGGGGCATTTGAACGCACACAGAAGAACACACaccggagaaaaaccttttgcctgctccgtTTGCGGAACACGATTCACCCGAAAGAGACttttaataacacacacaagaGTGCACACTGGAGAAAATCCTTTCGCTTGTTCAGTTTGTGATAAAACCTACACTAGAAAGGAAAATTTAACGAGACACACGAGAGCACActctggagaaaaaccttttgcctgcattGTTTGTGGTAAAAGCTTCACTCGGAAGGAAAATTTAACAAGGCATCGACGAGAACACTCTGGAGAAAcaccttttaaaataaaataa
- the LOC127599042 gene encoding gastrula zinc finger protein XlCGF57.1-like isoform X2 — MCARTTAEAEYKEELCPTNEDVEPQVRLCKLEPRVVLPRADLKEEDLGPEQQQLESPQTTEEQVREGPHVKKEEQEDEISKFPWTGVSVKDDEADGDGRSHSDGLLPPLSDGDGVTSQSSDAEDDDDDGQSKRDLTCHARNRRLKCSHCGKTFVSKSTLRTHTRTHTGEKQFVCSICGKTFTRNTSLTSHTRTHTGEKPFACSVCGQRFSEKGNLTKHQITHTGEKPFFCAVCGKTFTYKKDLTRHSRRHTGEKRFACSVCGKKFVQKADLTRHTVTHTGEKPFACSICGKTFYINKDLIRHTTTHTGEKHFPCSVCGKRFFQKADLARHTIRHTGEKPFACSVCGKAFFINKELTRHIMTHSGEKPFACPGCDKGFFTKGDLKKHTRTHTGEKPFACSICGTRFRHKGHLNAHRRTHTGEKPFACSVCGTRFTRKRLLITHTRVHTGENPFACSVCDKTYTRKENLTRHTRAHSGEKPFACIVCGKSFTRKENLTRHRREHSGETPFKIK; from the coding sequence ACCTCAAAGAAGAAGATCTTGGacctgagcagcagcagctagaATCGCCCCAAACTACAGAGGAGCAGGTGCGAGAGGGCCCTCACGTTAAAAAAGAAGAGCAGGAAGATGAAATCAGCAAGTTTCCATGGACTGGAGTCAGTGTGAAGGATGACGAAGCTGATGGAGATGGACGATCCCACTCGGACGGGCTCTTGCCTCCACTTTCTGACGGAGACGGCGTCACGTCACAGTCTTCCGACGCggaggatgacgacgatgacggACAGTCCAAACGTGATCTGACGTGTCATGCGCGCAACAGACGACTGAAATGTTCCCATTGTGGCAAAACCTTTGTCAGTAAGTCAACACTGAGAACACACACCAGGAcacacacgggggagaaacAATTTGTCTGCTCAATTTGTGGTAAAACATTTACTCGGAATACAAGTTTAACAAGCCACACCAGAAcacacacgggggagaaaccttttgcctgctcagtttgtggtcaaagattctctgAAAAGGGAAATTTAACCAAACACCAAATTACTCACACCGGTGAAAAACCTTTTTTCTGCGCAGTGTGTGGTAAAACGTTTACATATAAAAAGGATTTAACAAGGCATTCAAGAagacacactggggagaaacgcTTTGCCTGCtctgtttgtggaaaaaaatttgTTCAGAAAGCTGATTTAACAAGGCACACGGTaacgcacacgggagaaaaaccttttgcctgttcaattTGTGGTAAAACATTTTATATCAATAAAGATTTAATAAGGCACACAACAACTCACACCggagaaaaacattttccctgctcagtttgtgggaaAAGATTCTTTCAGAAAGCAGATTTAGCAAGGCACACAATAAGACACaccggagaaaaaccttttgcctgttcagtaTGTGGTAAAGCATTCTTCATAAATAAAGAGTTAACAAGACACATAATGACTCACTCCGGAGAAAAGCCTTTTGCCTGTCCAGGTTGTGATAAAGGTTTTTTTACAAAGGGCGACTTGAAAAAACAcacgagaacacacactggggaaaaacccTTTGCCTGTTCAATTTGTGGAACAAGATTCAGACATAAGGGGCATTTGAACGCACACAGAAGAACACACaccggagaaaaaccttttgcctgctccgtTTGCGGAACACGATTCACCCGAAAGAGACttttaataacacacacaagaGTGCACACTGGAGAAAATCCTTTCGCTTGTTCAGTTTGTGATAAAACCTACACTAGAAAGGAAAATTTAACGAGACACACGAGAGCACActctggagaaaaaccttttgcctgcattGTTTGTGGTAAAAGCTTCACTCGGAAGGAAAATTTAACAAGGCATCGACGAGAACACTCTGGAGAAAcaccttttaaaataaaataa
- the LOC127599042 gene encoding gastrula zinc finger protein XlCGF57.1-like isoform X5, which produces MCARKTAEYKEELCPTNEDVEPQVRLCKLEPRVVLPRADLKEEDLGPEQQQLESPQTTEEQVREGPHVKKEEQEDEISKFPWTGVSVKDDEADGDGRSHSDGLLPPLSDGDGVTSQSSDAEDDDDDGQSKRDLTCHARNRRLKCSHCGKTFVSKSTLRTHTRTHTGEKQFVCSICGKTFTRNTSLTSHTRTHTGEKPFACSVCGQRFSEKGNLTKHQITHTGEKPFFCAVCGKTFTYKKDLTRHSRRHTGEKRFACSVCGKKFVQKADLTRHTVTHTGEKPFACSICGKTFYINKDLIRHTTTHTGEKHFPCSVCGKRFFQKADLARHTIRHTGEKPFACSVCGKAFFINKELTRHIMTHSGEKPFACPGCDKGFFTKGDLKKHTRTHTGEKPFACSICGTRFRHKGHLNAHRRTHTGEKPFACSVCGTRFTRKRLLITHTRVHTGENPFACSVCDKTYTRKENLTRHTRAHSGEKPFACIVCGKSFTRKENLTRHRREHSGETPFKIK; this is translated from the coding sequence ACCTCAAAGAAGAAGATCTTGGacctgagcagcagcagctagaATCGCCCCAAACTACAGAGGAGCAGGTGCGAGAGGGCCCTCACGTTAAAAAAGAAGAGCAGGAAGATGAAATCAGCAAGTTTCCATGGACTGGAGTCAGTGTGAAGGATGACGAAGCTGATGGAGATGGACGATCCCACTCGGACGGGCTCTTGCCTCCACTTTCTGACGGAGACGGCGTCACGTCACAGTCTTCCGACGCggaggatgacgacgatgacggACAGTCCAAACGTGATCTGACGTGTCATGCGCGCAACAGACGACTGAAATGTTCCCATTGTGGCAAAACCTTTGTCAGTAAGTCAACACTGAGAACACACACCAGGAcacacacgggggagaaacAATTTGTCTGCTCAATTTGTGGTAAAACATTTACTCGGAATACAAGTTTAACAAGCCACACCAGAAcacacacgggggagaaaccttttgcctgctcagtttgtggtcaaagattctctgAAAAGGGAAATTTAACCAAACACCAAATTACTCACACCGGTGAAAAACCTTTTTTCTGCGCAGTGTGTGGTAAAACGTTTACATATAAAAAGGATTTAACAAGGCATTCAAGAagacacactggggagaaacgcTTTGCCTGCtctgtttgtggaaaaaaatttgTTCAGAAAGCTGATTTAACAAGGCACACGGTaacgcacacgggagaaaaaccttttgcctgttcaattTGTGGTAAAACATTTTATATCAATAAAGATTTAATAAGGCACACAACAACTCACACCggagaaaaacattttccctgctcagtttgtgggaaAAGATTCTTTCAGAAAGCAGATTTAGCAAGGCACACAATAAGACACaccggagaaaaaccttttgcctgttcagtaTGTGGTAAAGCATTCTTCATAAATAAAGAGTTAACAAGACACATAATGACTCACTCCGGAGAAAAGCCTTTTGCCTGTCCAGGTTGTGATAAAGGTTTTTTTACAAAGGGCGACTTGAAAAAACAcacgagaacacacactggggaaaaacccTTTGCCTGTTCAATTTGTGGAACAAGATTCAGACATAAGGGGCATTTGAACGCACACAGAAGAACACACaccggagaaaaaccttttgcctgctccgtTTGCGGAACACGATTCACCCGAAAGAGACttttaataacacacacaagaGTGCACACTGGAGAAAATCCTTTCGCTTGTTCAGTTTGTGATAAAACCTACACTAGAAAGGAAAATTTAACGAGACACACGAGAGCACActctggagaaaaaccttttgcctgcattGTTTGTGGTAAAAGCTTCACTCGGAAGGAAAATTTAACAAGGCATCGACGAGAACACTCTGGAGAAAcaccttttaaaataaaataa
- the LOC127599042 gene encoding gastrula zinc finger protein XlCGF57.1-like isoform X3 produces the protein MCARKTAEHKEELCPTNEDVEPQRHLCKLEPRVVLPRADLKEEDLGPEQQQLESPQTTEEQVREGPHVKKEEQEDEISKFPWTGVSVKDDEADGDGRSHSDGLLPPLSDGDGVTSQSSDAEDDDDDGQSKRDLTCHARNRRLKCSHCGKTFVSKSTLRTHTRTHTGEKQFVCSICGKTFTRNTSLTSHTRTHTGEKPFACSVCGQRFSEKGNLTKHQITHTGEKPFFCAVCGKTFTYKKDLTRHSRRHTGEKRFACSVCGKKFVQKADLTRHTVTHTGEKPFACSICGKTFYINKDLIRHTTTHTGEKHFPCSVCGKRFFQKADLARHTIRHTGEKPFACSVCGKAFFINKELTRHIMTHSGEKPFACPGCDKGFFTKGDLKKHTRTHTGEKPFACSICGTRFRHKGHLNAHRRTHTGEKPFACSVCGTRFTRKRLLITHTRVHTGENPFACSVCDKTYTRKENLTRHTRAHSGEKPFACIVCGKSFTRKENLTRHRREHSGETPFKIK, from the coding sequence ACCTCAAAGAAGAAGATCTTGGacctgagcagcagcagctagaATCGCCCCAAACTACAGAGGAGCAGGTGCGAGAGGGCCCTCACGTTAAAAAAGAAGAGCAGGAAGATGAAATCAGCAAGTTTCCATGGACTGGAGTCAGTGTGAAGGATGACGAAGCTGATGGAGATGGACGATCCCACTCGGACGGGCTCTTGCCTCCACTTTCTGACGGAGACGGCGTCACGTCACAGTCTTCCGACGCggaggatgacgacgatgacggACAGTCCAAACGTGATCTGACGTGTCATGCGCGCAACAGACGACTGAAATGTTCCCATTGTGGCAAAACCTTTGTCAGTAAGTCAACACTGAGAACACACACCAGGAcacacacgggggagaaacAATTTGTCTGCTCAATTTGTGGTAAAACATTTACTCGGAATACAAGTTTAACAAGCCACACCAGAAcacacacgggggagaaaccttttgcctgctcagtttgtggtcaaagattctctgAAAAGGGAAATTTAACCAAACACCAAATTACTCACACCGGTGAAAAACCTTTTTTCTGCGCAGTGTGTGGTAAAACGTTTACATATAAAAAGGATTTAACAAGGCATTCAAGAagacacactggggagaaacgcTTTGCCTGCtctgtttgtggaaaaaaatttgTTCAGAAAGCTGATTTAACAAGGCACACGGTaacgcacacgggagaaaaaccttttgcctgttcaattTGTGGTAAAACATTTTATATCAATAAAGATTTAATAAGGCACACAACAACTCACACCggagaaaaacattttccctgctcagtttgtgggaaAAGATTCTTTCAGAAAGCAGATTTAGCAAGGCACACAATAAGACACaccggagaaaaaccttttgcctgttcagtaTGTGGTAAAGCATTCTTCATAAATAAAGAGTTAACAAGACACATAATGACTCACTCCGGAGAAAAGCCTTTTGCCTGTCCAGGTTGTGATAAAGGTTTTTTTACAAAGGGCGACTTGAAAAAACAcacgagaacacacactggggaaaaacccTTTGCCTGTTCAATTTGTGGAACAAGATTCAGACATAAGGGGCATTTGAACGCACACAGAAGAACACACaccggagaaaaaccttttgcctgctccgtTTGCGGAACACGATTCACCCGAAAGAGACttttaataacacacacaagaGTGCACACTGGAGAAAATCCTTTCGCTTGTTCAGTTTGTGATAAAACCTACACTAGAAAGGAAAATTTAACGAGACACACGAGAGCACActctggagaaaaaccttttgcctgcattGTTTGTGGTAAAAGCTTCACTCGGAAGGAAAATTTAACAAGGCATCGACGAGAACACTCTGGAGAAAcaccttttaaaataaaataa
- the LOC127599045 gene encoding gastrula zinc finger protein XlCGF57.1-like: MCARRTAKYKGEPCGTEEDIAQQRHICKLEPQLFLLGADVSEEYLHPEQREPQSTHIKQEEKSMATHIKEEEDENAKSKPPLNGVSVKSEGADGGFQPDGLLAPLSEGDDVTSHSCDSDDHDDDDDDDDGPSKGHMTGNRRVKCSQCDKLFLNKSSLKVHWRTHTGEKPFACSLCDRRYSWKGHLTRHTRTHTGEKPFSCSVCAKTFSAKTSLTTHTRTHTGEKPFACSVCGKTFSLKTTLTIHTRTHTGEKPFVCSVCGKPFSIKGELKNHTRTHTGEKPFACSVCGKRFGVKGQLKKHTRTHTGEKRFVCSICGKAFYRNSDLRRHTITHTGEKPFACLVCGQTFSLKTSLMTHTRTHTGEKPFGCSICGTRFTQNSSLTTHTRTHTGEKPFACSVCGKTFPSKKDLTRHAITHTGEKPFACSLCGKGFSARSALKKHTRTHTGEKSFACSLCGARFRHMSNLKAHRRTHSGEKPFACSVCAKTFARKDYLTKHTRTHTPGENLLPTL, encoded by the exons ATGTGCGCCAGGAGGACAGCAAAGTACAAGGGGGAACCTTGCGGAACGGAAGAGGACATCGCGCAACAACGTCACATTTGCAAGTTGGAACCTCAACTTTTCTTACTCGGAGCAG ATGTCAGTGAAGAGTATTTGCATCCTGAGCAGCGGGAGCCGCAGTCCACCCACATTAAACAGGAGGAAAAGTCAATGGCGACGCACAttaaggaagaggaggatgagaatGCAAAGAGCAAGCCTCCGTTGAATGGTGTCAGTGTGAAGAGTGAAGGAGCCGATGGAGGATTCCAACCGGACGGCCTCTTAGCTCCCCTTTCAGAAGGTGACGACGTCACGTCACACTCTTGTGACAGTGAcgaccatgatgatgatgatgatgatgatgatgggccCTCGAAAGGTCATATGACTGGCAACAGACGAGTGAAATGTTCTCAGTGTGACAAATTGTTTCTCAACAAGTCGTCCTTGAAAGTACActggagaacacacactggagaaaaaccttttgcctgctcgctGTGTGATCGAAGATACTCCTGGAAGGGACATTTAACAaggcacacaagaacacacactggggaaaaacctttttcctgctcagtttgtgctAAAACATTTTCTGCTAAGACAAGTTTAACAACGCACACGAGAACACACacgggtgagaaaccttttgcctgctcagtttgtgggaaaacattttctttgaaaacaaCTTTAACGATacacaccagaacacacactggcgagaaaccttttgtgtgctcagtttgtggtaaacCGTTTTCGATCAAAGGTGAATTAAAAaatcacacaagaacacacactggggaaaaaccttttgcctgctcagtttgtggtaaacGCTTTGGTGTGAAAGGTCAATTGAAAAAacatacaagaacacacactggggagaaacgtTTTGTTTGCTCCATTTGTGGCAAAGCATTTTACAGAAATTCAGACTTAAGAAGGCACACCAtcacacacactggggaaaaaccttttgcatgcttagtttgtggccaaacGTTTTCTCTGAAGACAAGTCTCATGACGCACACGaggacacacactggggaaaaacccTTTGGCTGCTCAATTTGCGGGACAAGATTCACTCAAAACTCCTCTTTAACAactcacacaagaacacacactggcgagaaaccctttgcctgtTCCGTTTGTGGTAAAACATTTCCTAGCAAAAAGGATTTGACAAGGCATGCAATAacgcacactggagaaaaacctttcgCTTGTTCATTATGCGGGAAAGGGTTCTCCGCAAGAAGTGCCCTCAAGAAACAcacaagaacgcacactggggaaaaaagcTTTGCCTGCTCACTTTGCGGTGCAAGATTCCGACATATGTCAAATTTAAAAGCGCACAGAAGAACGCActctggagaaaaaccttttgcctgttctgTTTGCGCTAAAACCTTTGCTCGAAAGGACTATTTGACAaagcacacaagaacccacactccAGGAGAGAACCTTTTGCCTACTTTGTGA
- the LOC127599076 gene encoding gastrula zinc finger protein XlCGF17.1-like, giving the protein MSARKTAGYKGELCGTEEDIKPRRHLCQLEPRHVLHRAGIGEEYLHPEQQEPESVLMKVEEEGQAETPDIKEEEREDAISKFPSTAVSVKGEEADGGQRGGAQWDGLIPPLSDGDDATSRSSDTDGDEHSKGDATRHAGSRRVKCAQCDKTFFSKSNLKKHKVTHTGEKPFACSVCLKRFSLNDSLKRHTRTHTGEKPFACLVCGKRFTQRWTLTAHARTHTGEKPFACSVCAKRFYVKGELKKHTTTHTGEKRFVCSVCGKTFYRNKDLTSHIRTHTGEKPFACSVCGQTFPVKQNLTRHSRTHTGERPFACSVCGQTFSGKQNLTTHARIHTGEKPFACSICDKRFSRKRHLTSHKGKHTGEKAFACSV; this is encoded by the exons ATGTCTGCGAGAAAGACGGCGGGATACAAAGGGGAACTTTGTGGAACGGAAGAGGACATCAAGCCACGACGTCACCTTTGCCAGTTGGAACCTCGTCACGTCTTACACAGAGCAG GCATCGGCGAAGAATATCTCCACCCTGAGCAACAGGAGCCAGAGTCCGTCCTAAtgaaagtggaggaggaggggcaggCGGAGACGCCAGACATCAAAGAAGAAGAGCGGGAGGATGCAATCAGCAAGTTTCCATCGACCGCCGTCTCCGTGAAGGGCGAAGAAGCTGATGGAGGGCAGCGCGGAGGAGCCCAATGGGACGGCCTCATCCCGCCGCTTTCGGACGGCGACGACGCGACGTCACGCTCTTCGGACACCGACGGCGATGAGCACTCCAAAGGTGATGCGACGCGTCACGCTGGCAGTCGACGAGTGAAATGTGCTCAGTGTGACAAAACTTTTTTCAGCAAGTCAAACTTGAAAAAGCACAAAGTCACCCACACGGGCGAAAAGCCATTTGCCTGCTCGGTTTGCTTGAAAAGGTTTTCCCTCAACGACAgcttaaaaagacacacaagaacacacaccggagaaaaaccttttgcctgcttagtTTGCGGCAAAAGATTCACTCAAAGGTGGACGCTAACGGCTCACGCCAGAACACACACCGGGGAAAAACCCTTTGCCTGCTCCGTGTGCGCTAAACGGTTTTACGTGAaaggcgagttaaaaaaacacacgacgacgcacactggggagaaacgctttgtctgctcagtttgtggaaaaacattttatcGAAACAAGGATTTAACGAGTCACATAAGAACgcacaccggggagaaaccttttgcctgctcagtttgcggtCAAACGTTTCCTGTCAAGCAGAATCTAACGAGGCACTCGAGAACACACACCGGCGAGAGACCGTTTGCCTGCTCGGTTTGCGGTCAGACCTTTTCGGGAAAGCAAAATTTAACAACGCACGCAAGGATacacacgggggagaaaccttttgcctgctcaattTGCGATAAAAGATTCTCCAGGAAGAGGCATTTGACCAGCCACAAAGGAAaacacactggtgaaaaagctTTTGCCTGCTCCGTTTGA
- the LOC127599021 gene encoding uncharacterized protein LOC127599021 isoform X4, with protein MYGRKTAEYKEELCPTNEDVEPQRFLWTFVPRVVLPKADEEPESAQMKEERETETPRIKEEEQEGQISTSPSTAVSVKIEQDLTGADVDPEQQVPQEEKPETPHTKEDQRQDEITLCAEEDGGGPLGNRLIPPLSDDDGATSRSSDTDRRSKGVMQQGDVENMQDSGPPGTEFETRAQQQQQRQKNPHPGHTCVK; from the exons ATGTATGGGAGAAAGACGGCAGAGTACAAGGAGGAACTCTGTCCAACCAACGAGGACGTCGAGCCGCAACGTTTCCTGTGGACGTTCGTACCTCGAGTTGTCTTGCCAAAAGCGG ACGAGGAGCCCGAGTCGGCccaaatgaaagaggagcgggAGACTGAGACGCCGCGCATaaaagaggaggagcaggagggtcAAATCAGCACGTCTCCGTCGACTGCTGTCTCTGTGAAGATTGAGCAAG ACCTCACAGGAGCAGATGTTGATCCCGAGCAGCAGGTGCCACAGGAGGAAAAGCCAGAGACGCCACACACAAAAGAAGACCAGCGGCAGGATGAAATCACCTTGTGTGCAGAAGAAGATGGCGGAGGGCCACTAGGGAACAGGCTCATTCCGCCACTTTCGGATGACGATGGCGCGACGTCACGCTCGTCCGACACAGACAGACGCTCGAAAG gtgtgatgcaacagggagacgtggaaaacatgcaggacagcggccctccgggaactgagtttgagacccgtgctcaacaacaacagca